The genomic region TCACCAGGTCGCCTCAGGCGGCGACACCGTGATCATCGCGACGAACTACGGCGAGGCCGGCGCCCTCGACCGCTATCTGCCCGCCGGATCGCCCGGTGTGTACAGCGGTCACAACGCGTTGGGCACGCTGCCGCCTCCGCCGCGGTCGACGAAGACCGTCGTCTTCGTCGGTGCGGAGTACCCGCGGGCGGAACTGTTCTTCCAGCACTGCGTCGTCTCCGGCCACCTCGACGACGAGGTCGGCATGGACAACGAGGAGCAGGGCCAGCCGATCGCGGTGTGCACGGGGCCGACGGTGTCGATGAGCGACCTGATGGCGAAGTTGCGGCACCTCGGCTGATGGCCGTGCCGCTCCAGACCGCCGAAATGGCGGGAGGAACCGGCCGCTATGGGTGCGCGAAGAGGCATTTTCGCCCACAAGGTGGTCGCGGCGGCAACAGGCATACCCTCGGCCGGCCACGAAGAGCCTTCGGTTCTCGATCTCGGCTGTGGCTGGGGCGAGGGGGTGACGCGTGAGAGCCGGTCCTGCCTACGGCGCGACCCGCCCGGCGTCGATGAACGCCTTGTGCGTGATGGGCATCAGGCGAGCGAACTGCGCCTCCATCTGCTCGGCGACCAGCTGGATCTCGCGCTGCGGCGAGCTGGGAAATCGTGCGTCGGCGCTCTGCACGCGCAGTGAGAGGAACGACATGAGCGAGCGAGCATTGCAGGTCGCGTACATCGAGGAGTACGTGGCGACAGGGAGCACACCCCGCGCGACCTCGCGAGCGATGCCGACATCCAGCATCTCCCGGTAAGCCTCGTAGGCGGCGCTCACCGCGCGCCGGGTCGCTCGTGCAACGACCTCGTGCTGCTCGACGGTGCCCGGCTCGAAGATGTAGTGGCCCGTCTTGCCGACCTGGACGAGTGGTCGGCTCTCGTCAGGAACGTAGAAGACGGGCGCGAGCTCGCGATATCGACCCGATTCCTCGTTGTACGACCAGCCGATGCGGTGTCGCTGAAACTCGCGGAACACGAAGATCGGCGCCTGCACGTAGAACGTCATCGAGTTGTGCTCGAACGGCGTGCCGTGCCGGTCGCGCATGAGGTATCGGATCAATCCCTCCGATCGCGCGGCGTCGGCGTCGAGCGCGTCCAACGACTTCTCGCCGGATGTCGACACTCGCGCCGCCCAGATGACGTCGGAGTCCTGCGCCTGGCCCCTGATCAGTTCTGCACGCACATCGCTGCGGAACTGCGGTGTCTCGATCTCCGAAGGCATGCGGCATCCTCTCGTCCCGGCCGTCGGCCACCACGCGCGTCGCGACCCCGCAAAGGCTACCGAGAACGCAGCCCCACCCCAGCACCCGCACAGCTATACCGGCGAAAGTAGTCGGGTGGAGCTCGCCGTCGACATCGTGCTCGCGCTTGCCGCGGTGGCGGCGATCGCCGTGGGCTGGCATCGTGGCGCCCTGGTCACCGCGCTCTCCATGGTCGGGCTCATCGTCGGCCTGTGGATCGGGCTTCTGCTCGCCCCCGCCATCGTCGATCTGCTGTTTCCCAACGCGCACGGCAGCCTCATCGCCCGCACCGTTGTCGCCGCGGCGGTCGTGCTGGTGTGCGGGGCGGTTCTCTACGGCGTCGCGACAGGATTGGCGACCTCACTGCGCAACCGCGTCGACCGCCGCAAGGCGCTGAACGGCATCGATGCAGCAGGTGGTGCCGTCGTCGGTCTCGTGGCGTGGGCGGCCGTCGTCTGGCTCGTGGCCGGGTTCGTGCAGTCGTCGTCGATCTATCCGGCGTCGGAGATGGCATCCGCCTCTCGCATCGTCACCGTGCTCGACGACATCGCCCCGATGTCGCCAGCGACCGCGCTCGGCGCACTCGATGAAGCGCTCGGGTCGGCCGGGTTGCCCGAGGTGTTCTCCGGCACCGAGACCATTCCGCAGACCGCGGCGCCCGACGCCACCATTCCGGCCGCCGTCACAGCCGAATCGGCGAGCGTCGTGAAGGTCGAGGCCATCCAGGCGAGCTGTTCGATGGAGTCGAGCGGCAGCGGGTGGGTCGAGGCACACGGGGTCGTCGTGACCAACGCGCACGTCGTGGCCGGGGCATCCTCCGTGCAGGTCATCGGGCAGGATGACCGCATCTACGACGCCACGGTCGTCGCCTTCGACTCGCAGCGCGACGTGGCCGTGCTGCGGGTTCCCGACCTGCAGGCCCCCGTGCTGCGCCAGGGCTCGTCGCTCGTGGCCGGCGCCCCCGCCGTCGTCGCCGGCTACCCGGGCGGCGGCCCGTACACGCTGGGATCCGCACGTGTGCGCGCCGAGCTCGAGGCCGCCGGAACCGACATCTACCAGCGCAACGCGGTCGTGCGCGACGTGTACTCGCTGCGGGCCGTCGTGCGGCCCGGCAACTCCGGCGGTCCGCTGTTCGATGACTCCGGCGAGGTCGTCGGCATGGTGTTCGCGCGTTCGACGACGGATGCCGACACCGGCTACGCGCTCACCCTCGCCGAACTGCAGCCCGTGCTCACGAACGCCGGCACGACGCGCGTCGCGACGGGGGTCTGCACGTCGGAGTGACGCGGTCCGTACCTCGGAGTGACGCGGGCCTGAGCCCCGGAGTGACACGGGTCGGACAGGTCGTACTGCCCCCGTTCGGTCGTCAGGCGCGAGACGCCTTTCTGAACACTGCGTGAACTCGATGAACGGCCGGTGAACCGGTCCGTTTCCGGTGCCAGCATGGCATCCGTTCGGGGCATCGCGGTGCCCTCCGGGAGCAGGGCGAGGCGGGCAGCGTGCGGCGAGGAACGGTCTACGGCATCGCCGCCGGTGCAGGCGCGGCGATCGTGGGAGCGGTGGTGACCGCGGCGGTCCTCGGCGCGTCTGTCGTTCCTGTCGCGACGAAGGCCACGGGAGACATCGCCGTCGATGCGGGGATCTCCGGCTGCGGCACCGGCTGGACGGGGTCCAGTGCCGGGGCGCTCACGTTCGACGTGAAGAACACGTCCATCGCGGGCATGGAAGTGTACCTGCAGCGCGCCGGCGCCTCCGCTCAGCCGGTCTACCTCGACCTCGAGTCCATCGGCACCGGCGCCACGGTGCGCGGTCAGGTCACGCTCGCCGCCGGGCGGTACCGGTTCGTGTGCCTGCCTGCCGACGAGGATCCGATCGACGGGCCCGTCGTGACGGTGTCGGGTGCGAAGCACGTGCTGGATGCGACGCCGGGCATCGTGCCCGTGACCCAGAACAACCTCATTCCCGCCGCGAAGCAGTACGGAACGTGGATCGAGAGCAGACTGCCCGTGCTGCAGGGCGAGGCATCCGCGCTCCAGGCCGATGTCGCCTCCGGCGACCTCGCGAAGGCGCGCACCGAGTGGCTCACGGCCCATCTCGAATACGAATCCCTCGGCGCCGCGTACGGCGCGTTCGGCGATGCGGACACCGCCATCAACGGCATGCCGGCCTCCGGCCGCACCGCGCTCGACGACCCCGACCTCACCGGGTTCCACAAGATCGAGGCGCTGCTGTGGTCGGGAGCGACGCCCGCGACGATCGTGCCCTTCACGAAGCGACTCGTCGCCGACATCGGCACTCTGCGCACGACCTTTCCCACGGCGCGCATCGATCCGCTCGACATCGGTCTGCGCGCCCACGAGATCCTGGAGAACGCCCTGCAGTTCGAACTCACCGGCGCGACCGACGCCGGCAGCCACACCAACCTGGCCACACTCGACGCCAACCTCGCGGGCACCGTGCAGGCACTGCAACCGTTGCGCGGCATTCTGAAGACCCGCTATCCCGACCTGGCCAAGACGGATGCCGCCATCGCGGCATCCCGCACCCTCGTCGAGTCCTACCGCGGCGCGAACGGCTCCTGGACCCCGGTGCAGAACCTCTCCACCGCGCAGCGCGAGCGGCTCGACGCGCAGATCGACCAGACAGTGGAACTGCTCGCTCCGGTCGCCGCGATCTGCGACGTGCGGAGGGCGGCGTCATGAGCGTGCACGAGCAGCCGAGCGAAGCCGGTGCGACGCGGCGAGGCTTTCTGCACGGTCTCGTCGGCGCGGGCCTCGCGGCGCCGATCGTGGCCGCCGCTGCCGCACCGGCGGCCGCCGAAGCGTCGACCACCACGACACCCGCCTCGGCGACCTCGTCGGTCGCGGGGGTGCCGGTCGCGGAGACGGGGTCGGCCACCGCGTCGTCGTACCCGTTCCACGGGGCGCATCAGGCCGGCATCCTCACCCCGGCGCAGCGGGTCGCGACGTTCGCGTCGTTCGACCTCACGGCAGCCGGTCGCTCCGAGCTCACCGAGCTCATGAAGACGCTCACCGACCGCGCACGCTTTCTGGCAAGCGGCGGCACTCCCGCGAGCGTGGGCATCACCGCGCCACCGCCGGACTCCGGCGTGCTCGGGCCGACGGTCCCGGCCGACGGGCTCACGGTCACCGTCTCGCTCGGGGCGTCGGTGTTCGACGACCGTTACGGGCTGTCCTCCGCCAAGCCGGCGCGGCTGCGCACCATGGAGGACTTTCCCAACGACGACCTCGACCGGTCGATCTGCGACGGCGATCTGCTGCTTCAGCTCTGCGCCCACAACGCCGACACAGTCACGCACGCGCTGCGCGACATCGCCAGGGCGACCCGCGGCGCGATGCAGTTGCGCTGGCGCAAAGACGGCTTCTCGTCGCCGCCGCGACCGACCGGCACGCCCCGCAATCTGCTGGGCTTCAAGGATGGCACGGCGCATCCCGCGCTCGACACCAAGGCCGCTCCCGACGAACTCGTCTGGACTCATGCGGGCGGCGACGAGCCCGACTGGGTCGAGGGCGGCAGCTATCACGTGGTGCGCCTCATCCGCATGCTCGTCGAGTTCTGGGACCGTGTCTCGATCCACGAGCAGGAGAACATGATCGGCAGGCGCCGCGACTCCGGCGCACCGCTCACCGGCACCCACGAGTTCGACGATCCGCACTACGCGAGCGATCCGACCGGCGACGTCATTCAGATGGATGCCCACATCCGGCTCGCGAACAATCGCTCGCCCCAGCAGGCGAAGCAGCAGATGCTCCGCCGTCCGTACAACTACGACAGCGGCATCGACGTGAACGGCAACCTCGACAACGGGCTCATCTTCGCCTGCTTCAACCAGGATCTCGAGCGCCAGTTCGTGACCGTGCAGAAGCGGCTCATCGACGAGCCGCTCGTCGACTACATCTCGCCGACCGGCGGCGGCTACTTCTTCGCGCTGCCGGGCGTGCGACACGAGACCGACTGGTACGCCAGCGGGCTGTTGGCCTGATCGGGGACTGAAGGCCGCCAGCAGCACCTGAATCCAACGAAAGGAACACGAATGCCGACGGTGTTCGGGCGACGCACCCTGCGCGTCGCCGCCCTTCCGATCGCGCTCGCCGCGATCGCGACGACGGTGGCCATCGCGGCTCCGGCGTCTGCCCATCAAGACAACCACTCCACCGACACGAAGACGCCGATCAAGCACCTCGTCGTGCTGTTCGACGAGAACATCTCGTTCGACCACTACTTCGGCACCTACCCGAACGCGGCGAACACCGACGGCACGAAGTTCGTCGCGGCCAAGGGCACGCCGAAGGCCAACACGGAGCAGAGCGCCGGGCTGATCACGACCAACCCCAACGCCTACTCGCCGCAGCGGCTGTCGCCGTCCGAGGCGGTCACCTGCGACCAGAACCACAACTACGGTCCCGAGCAGAAGGCTGTGGACAACGGTGCCATGGACAAGTTCGTGGAGAACACGAGCAAGGACACCTGCACGGGCATGTACGGCTCTCCCGGGCTCGCCATGGACTACTACGACGGCAACACCGTGACGGGTCTGTGGAACTACGCGCAGAACTATGCCATGAGCGACAACGCGTGGGACACCGTGTTCGGGCCATCGACTCCCGGCGCGCTGGACCTCATCTCCGGTCAGACGCACGGCGTCGTCTCGATCGACCCGACGACGGGCAAGCAGACGGCGACCCCGGATGCCTACACCGTGGCATCCCCTGACGCCAAGGGCGTCGGCACGGTGATCAACGACCCCGATCCGGCGTACGACGACTGTGCGGACAACAACCACACGTCGACGAACGCGCTGGCGTCGCTGTCGGGCAAGAACATCGGCGACCTGCTCAACGCGAAGAACATCACGTGGGGCTGGTTCCAGGGCGGCTTCACGCCGACCACCACGTGGAACGGCAAGACGGGCTCGTACGCGACCTGCGGCGCGACCACGACCAACGTGGCGGGCGCGGCATCCGTGGACTACTCGCCGCACCACAACCCGTTCGAGTACTACAAGTCGACATCGAACCCGCACCACCTGCCGCCGTCCAGCGACCGGATGATCGGCCACACCGATCAGGCCAACCACCAGTACGACCTGACGGCATTCGACACGGCGCTCAAGCAGAACAACCTGCCGGCCGTGTCGTTCCTGAAGGCCCCTGAGGCGCAAGACGGTCACGCCGGCTACTCCGACCCGCTCGATGAGCAGAAGTTCCTCGTGAACGAGATCAACGCCATCCAGAAGTCGCCGGAGTGGAAGAGCACGGCCATCGTCATCAACTACGACGACTCGGACGGGTGGTACGACCACGTGGCGCCGACCATTCTGAACGGCTCGAAGGATGCCGCGAACGACTCGACGGTCTGCACCACCGCGAAGGCTTCCGCTGCCGGTGGCTACGCGGATCGTTGCGGCCCGAGCCAGCGCCTGCCGTTCCTCGTGATCTCGCCGTTCTCGAAGCAGAACTACGTGGACCACACCGCCATCGAGCAGACCTCGATCACGAAGTTCATCGAGGACAACTGGTCGACCGGTCGTCTCGGCGACTCCTCGTTCGACCAGCGCGCGGGCTCGATCACCTCGATGTTCGACTTCGCCCACCCGCAGCAGCGCGCCGTGCTGCTCGGGTCGAACGGAGCCGTGTCCAAGGTGGTCCCGGTGCGGGTGACCGGGTATGGCAACGGCAATCAGGGCGGCAACGGCCAGGGCGGTCACGGCAGCCAGGGCGGCAACGGCAACCATCAGGGCGGTCACGGCCACCACAGCTGACGCCAGTCGAGAGACCCGCCGGTTGAGGAGCGCCGCGTGAGCGGCGCGTCTCGAAACCGAGCGCCGATCGTCGGCCTGGTTTCGAGACGCCCGCCTTCGGCGTGCTCAGCACCCGTGCTCACTGAGCGAGCGAAGCGAGTCGACGCGCACACGATGCCCTTCGACTCGCTTTCGCTCGCTCAGCGAGCGGAAGAGGCCGCCCGTCTACGCGACCGCGACCGGCTTCGCGGCCTGTGCCGCGGCATCCTCGTCGTCCCAGCCGTCGACGTGCACGACCTCCCTCGAGCGGAAGTGCCCTGAGACCTGCAGCACGATGCCGAGCACCGACCAGCCGGCGAGCACGAGCAGAGGGAAGGCGATCGACGCGCTGGGGAAGTACGACAAGTCACGCAGCAGCGTCGCGGCCGAGCCGGGAACGAACCACTGCCCCACGGCACCCCACGCCCCTGGCATGAACTGGGTCGGCTGCGTCGCGGATGCCAGCGGGTTGCCGATGAGGATCGTCACGACCGCGCCGACCGCGATGCCCGCCGGTCCGATGAGCGACGACATGCCCACGATGAACGACGCCGTGGCGAACACGGCCAGCGCCATCGCGCCGACATTGCCGACGAACGATCCCTGCAGAATGCCGAACCACGGCTGCAGCACGCTCACGACGATCAGGCCCGCTGCCACGGCGTAGACCGCGGTCGCGGTCAGCCGGCGCCACACTCCGGTGATGAGCAGCGAGATGAGCACACCGCCGATCATGCCGCCGAGCGCGAGCGGGAACGCGGCCGCCGCCATCCCCGTTCCTCGCGAGTCCGTGCTCGCCAGCGGCACCACATCGGTGAGCTTCACCGTCACGCTGGGCACGGAGCCCAGCGCCTGCAGCACCTGCTCGGCGCTGGCGCCCTTCGCGGCGGCGGCCTGCGCGCCGGCCTGGGCGGCCTGCTGGATGCCGGCGGTCACCTGCTTCTGCAGCACGCCCTGCACCGCGGTCATCACCTGAGTGACCGCCGGGCTCGCCGCGGAGGCCGTGAGAACCTCCGGCGTCGTGCCGATGACGATGCCGCCGTCATAGTCCCTGTGCTTGATGCCGGTGACGATCGCGCCGCGGTCGCTCACCTTCGTCACGTCGAAGAGGCCGGGCTCCGCCTTGTCGAGCGCGTTGATGACGGCATCCACCTGCGCGCTCTGCCCGGTGACCGCGATCGGCAGGTTCTGCGGCTTCGCGGTGACGGTGGGCCAGAGGAACGCGAGCACGACGACGCCGATCGCGACGGATGCGGCGATGCCGATGAGCACGGAGCGACCCCACGTGGTGTGGGCGATGCGTTCGGACATGAATTCTCCTAAAACGAATGTTCGTTCTTTATAATCGATCATGCGATCGTCGATGTCAACGCGACGAGGAGGCTCGCCGGCTGAGTCGGTCGAGACCGGCGGCGTGCGACGCTGGTCTCGACACGCAGGGTCGGCCATTGCGTCGGCGGGCGGCCAAGAGGCTCGTCCGATGATGGAGCAGAACGGGAGGGTGGATGCCCAAGGTCAGTGACGAGCATCGCGAGGCTCGGCGGCGCCAGATTCTCGAGGCCGCCATGCGCAGCTTCCTGCGCGGCGGGTTTCAGGAGTCGTCGATGAGCGACATCATCGCGGAGTCCGGGCTCTCCGCAGGGGCCATCTACGGTCACTTCGCGAGCAAGTCGGAGATCGTCGCCGCGGTGGCGAGCGAGGTGCTCGAGGGCGGCCTCGCCGCGATGAAGGAGATGCGTGAGCCGGACGGCACGCCGTCGCATCCGCTCGACTTGATCCAGCGGCTCGTGGCGGGGCTCATGGAACGTGCAGGGGGAACGGCGCTGCCCGTGCAGGTGTGGGGGCGGGCGGTGATCGATCCGGAGCTCCGTGCCATGTTCGGCACGGTGGTACCCGCCATCCGCGCCGTCATCGCCGATCAGATCGCCCTGTGGATGCACGAGACCTGCGGGGTGCCCGACGACGTCGCGGTGGCTCGCGGGGCCGAGCTGGCGCCGCTCATGACGGGGATCTTGCAGGGCGGCATCACCCAGGCCGAACTGCTCGACGGCTTCGACCTGACGGCCTATCTCGCGCTCGCCGCGCCCCTCTTCGAGCCGCCCGCCGCCTGAGCGCTGGACCCGGAGCGCGCTCCGGCCGTCATCATGGAGACATGAAACGAATCACCCTGGGCAACTCCGACATCGAGGCGAGCAATGTCGTGCTCGGCCTCATGCGCATCCTCGAGAAGAGCGACGACGAGATCCGCACTCTGGTCTCCACGGCGCGCGACAACGGCATCGACTTCTTCGACCACGCGGATGTCTACGGCGGCGACCACGGCTGCGAGCGCCGGTTCGGCGACGCGGTGCAGTTCAGCGCCGCTGAGCGCGAGCAGGTGTTCCTCCAGTCGAAGGTGGGCATCCGGCAGGGCTTCTGGGACTTCTCGAAGGAGCACATCCTCGAGTCGGTCGACGAGTCGCTGGCCGCTCTGCGCACCGACTACCTCGACGTTCTGCTGCTGCACCGCCCCGACACCCTGATGGAGCCGGACGAGATCGCGGATGCCTTCGACACCCTCCACGCGGCGGGAAAGGTGCGCAACTTCGGAGTCTCGAACCAGACGCCGGGCCAGATGGAACTGCTGCGTCGATCGCTGAGCCGGCCGATCGTGGCGAACCAGGTTCAGCTGAGCATCACGCACGCGAACCTGCTCGCACAGGGCATCGCCGCCAACATGAACGGGCTCGACCAGTCGATCGACCGCGACAACGGCATCCTCGACTACGCACGTCTGAACGACATCACGCTGCAGGCGTGGTCGCCCTTCCAGAAGGGCTTCTTCGACGGCGTCTTCCTCGGCGACCGCGAGAACTACGCCGACCTGAACGACGCGATCGACGAGATCGCGGCCTCGTACGGCGTGACGCCGACGGCGATCGCCGTGGCGTGGATCACCAGGCATCCCGCGAACATGCAGGTCGTGCTCGGCACGACCAACCCGCAGCGGGTGAAGGATGCCGCGTCCGGCTCCGACCTGCCGCTCACGCGCCCCGAGTGGTACCGCCTCTTCACCGCCGCCGGTCACACCCTGCCGTAGCAACCCGTACGCAATTCGGGCCGGACCCGGTGTCGCGCGCCACCTGCGGCCGCGCACCGCGGTCCGAGCCTGGATTGCGTACCGGCTACTGCCGGTCGCCGATCACGCTGAGGGGCGGCGGCCCGATCACCGTCTTGTACCAGCTCCAGGCGATGCCCTCGGTCTGCTGAATGTAGACGTAGCTCAGGGCCGAGGCGGGCAGCACGTTCAGCTCGACCGACAGCACCTGCTGCCCGTTGACCGTGCGGCTGCCGAGGCCGGCGGGGTTGTAGGCGCCCTCCTGCTCGACGTCGAAGACGATCGGTGTGAAGGCATCCAGATAGAACGAGACCACGTAGTCACGCGTCTCGGTGATGCCATACGCGGCGGGCTCGAAGTGCACGGAGACGGCCGGCTCGCGCGAGGGATTCGCGGAGTAGTCGAAGCTCGCGTAGGCGGATGCGGCATCCGTCTGCACGATCGTGGCCTGGATGAGCGTGGTGTTCGTGCGGCCTCGACCGACCGGATGCGTGACAGAAAGCGTCTCGATCGGCGAACCGAGCAGAGGCGAGGTGTTCGCGCCGAGTGTGGGCGACTCCGAAGGCGAGATGTCGTTCGTGAAAGCCGAGAAATCGACCTTGCGCGTGTCCATGGCGCCCCCGAAGGACTTCGGGGTTTCAGACATGAGCGTCAGTCTAGTTTCGCGAGCGGCGCGCCGATACGGTGACGACGGCGAATCTGCGCCTGCTCACTGCCGTCCGTTTTCAGGACGTTTCGCGACCCAGCCACGCAGGGTGGATGACTCGGCGCATGTCCTGAAAACGGGCGCGGAGCTGCGGTGCGGAGTCGGGGGCGCGGATCCGGGGTGCGGCGCAGCGGACCGTGTCGCGTGCCTAAGATGGTTCGGTGGTCGAACTATCTGATGCATCGCGCTCAGCGGATGCCCGCGCCGCCGTGCACGCGCTCACCAGGGCATCCCGCATCCTCGAACGCGCACTGAACGGCCTGAGTCTTGCCGACTTCCGGGTGCTGTCGGCTGTCGCGGCCGGCGAGGCACGGGCATCCCGGCTCGCTGCGCGACTCGCCATCGGCAAGCCGACGGTGAGCGCCACCGTCGACTCGCTCGTTCGCCGAGGGATGCTCCGCCGCACCGCCCACGACACCGAC from Humibacter ginsenosidimutans harbors:
- the thyX gene encoding FAD-dependent thymidylate synthase, giving the protein MPSEIETPQFRSDVRAELIRGQAQDSDVIWAARVSTSGEKSLDALDADAARSEGLIRYLMRDRHGTPFEHNSMTFYVQAPIFVFREFQRHRIGWSYNEESGRYRELAPVFYVPDESRPLVQVGKTGHYIFEPGTVEQHEVVARATRRAVSAAYEAYREMLDVGIAREVARGVLPVATYSSMYATCNARSLMSFLSLRVQSADARFPSSPQREIQLVAEQMEAQFARLMPITHKAFIDAGRVAP
- a CDS encoding MarP family serine protease, with translation MELAVDIVLALAAVAAIAVGWHRGALVTALSMVGLIVGLWIGLLLAPAIVDLLFPNAHGSLIARTVVAAAVVLVCGAVLYGVATGLATSLRNRVDRRKALNGIDAAGGAVVGLVAWAAVVWLVAGFVQSSSIYPASEMASASRIVTVLDDIAPMSPATALGALDEALGSAGLPEVFSGTETIPQTAAPDATIPAAVTAESASVVKVEAIQASCSMESSGSGWVEAHGVVVTNAHVVAGASSVQVIGQDDRIYDATVVAFDSQRDVAVLRVPDLQAPVLRQGSSLVAGAPAVVAGYPGGGPYTLGSARVRAELEAAGTDIYQRNAVVRDVYSLRAVVRPGNSGGPLFDDSGEVVGMVFARSTTDADTGYALTLAELQPVLTNAGTTRVATGVCTSE
- a CDS encoding EfeM/EfeO family lipoprotein, translated to MRRGTVYGIAAGAGAAIVGAVVTAAVLGASVVPVATKATGDIAVDAGISGCGTGWTGSSAGALTFDVKNTSIAGMEVYLQRAGASAQPVYLDLESIGTGATVRGQVTLAAGRYRFVCLPADEDPIDGPVVTVSGAKHVLDATPGIVPVTQNNLIPAAKQYGTWIESRLPVLQGEASALQADVASGDLAKARTEWLTAHLEYESLGAAYGAFGDADTAINGMPASGRTALDDPDLTGFHKIEALLWSGATPATIVPFTKRLVADIGTLRTTFPTARIDPLDIGLRAHEILENALQFELTGATDAGSHTNLATLDANLAGTVQALQPLRGILKTRYPDLAKTDAAIAASRTLVESYRGANGSWTPVQNLSTAQRERLDAQIDQTVELLAPVAAICDVRRAAS
- the efeB gene encoding iron uptake transporter deferrochelatase/peroxidase subunit yields the protein MSVHEQPSEAGATRRGFLHGLVGAGLAAPIVAAAAAPAAAEASTTTTPASATSSVAGVPVAETGSATASSYPFHGAHQAGILTPAQRVATFASFDLTAAGRSELTELMKTLTDRARFLASGGTPASVGITAPPPDSGVLGPTVPADGLTVTVSLGASVFDDRYGLSSAKPARLRTMEDFPNDDLDRSICDGDLLLQLCAHNADTVTHALRDIARATRGAMQLRWRKDGFSSPPRPTGTPRNLLGFKDGTAHPALDTKAAPDELVWTHAGGDEPDWVEGGSYHVVRLIRMLVEFWDRVSIHEQENMIGRRRDSGAPLTGTHEFDDPHYASDPTGDVIQMDAHIRLANNRSPQQAKQQMLRRPYNYDSGIDVNGNLDNGLIFACFNQDLERQFVTVQKRLIDEPLVDYISPTGGGYFFALPGVRHETDWYASGLLA
- a CDS encoding phospholipase C gives rise to the protein MPTVFGRRTLRVAALPIALAAIATTVAIAAPASAHQDNHSTDTKTPIKHLVVLFDENISFDHYFGTYPNAANTDGTKFVAAKGTPKANTEQSAGLITTNPNAYSPQRLSPSEAVTCDQNHNYGPEQKAVDNGAMDKFVENTSKDTCTGMYGSPGLAMDYYDGNTVTGLWNYAQNYAMSDNAWDTVFGPSTPGALDLISGQTHGVVSIDPTTGKQTATPDAYTVASPDAKGVGTVINDPDPAYDDCADNNHTSTNALASLSGKNIGDLLNAKNITWGWFQGGFTPTTTWNGKTGSYATCGATTTNVAGAASVDYSPHHNPFEYYKSTSNPHHLPPSSDRMIGHTDQANHQYDLTAFDTALKQNNLPAVSFLKAPEAQDGHAGYSDPLDEQKFLVNEINAIQKSPEWKSTAIVINYDDSDGWYDHVAPTILNGSKDAANDSTVCTTAKASAAGGYADRCGPSQRLPFLVISPFSKQNYVDHTAIEQTSITKFIEDNWSTGRLGDSSFDQRAGSITSMFDFAHPQQRAVLLGSNGAVSKVVPVRVTGYGNGNQGGNGQGGHGSQGGNGNHQGGHGHHS
- a CDS encoding ABC transporter permease — translated: MSERIAHTTWGRSVLIGIAASVAIGVVVLAFLWPTVTAKPQNLPIAVTGQSAQVDAVINALDKAEPGLFDVTKVSDRGAIVTGIKHRDYDGGIVIGTTPEVLTASAASPAVTQVMTAVQGVLQKQVTAGIQQAAQAGAQAAAAKGASAEQVLQALGSVPSVTVKLTDVVPLASTDSRGTGMAAAAFPLALGGMIGGVLISLLITGVWRRLTATAVYAVAAGLIVVSVLQPWFGILQGSFVGNVGAMALAVFATASFIVGMSSLIGPAGIAVGAVVTILIGNPLASATQPTQFMPGAWGAVGQWFVPGSAATLLRDLSYFPSASIAFPLLVLAGWSVLGIVLQVSGHFRSREVVHVDGWDDEDAAAQAAKPVAVA
- a CDS encoding TetR/AcrR family transcriptional regulator, which translates into the protein MPKVSDEHREARRRQILEAAMRSFLRGGFQESSMSDIIAESGLSAGAIYGHFASKSEIVAAVASEVLEGGLAAMKEMREPDGTPSHPLDLIQRLVAGLMERAGGTALPVQVWGRAVIDPELRAMFGTVVPAIRAVIADQIALWMHETCGVPDDVAVARGAELAPLMTGILQGGITQAELLDGFDLTAYLALAAPLFEPPAA
- a CDS encoding aldo/keto reductase codes for the protein MKRITLGNSDIEASNVVLGLMRILEKSDDEIRTLVSTARDNGIDFFDHADVYGGDHGCERRFGDAVQFSAAEREQVFLQSKVGIRQGFWDFSKEHILESVDESLAALRTDYLDVLLLHRPDTLMEPDEIADAFDTLHAAGKVRNFGVSNQTPGQMELLRRSLSRPIVANQVQLSITHANLLAQGIAANMNGLDQSIDRDNGILDYARLNDITLQAWSPFQKGFFDGVFLGDRENYADLNDAIDEIAASYGVTPTAIAVAWITRHPANMQVVLGTTNPQRVKDAASGSDLPLTRPEWYRLFTAAGHTLP
- a CDS encoding MarR family winged helix-turn-helix transcriptional regulator, with the protein product MVELSDASRSADARAAVHALTRASRILERALNGLSLADFRVLSAVAAGEARASRLAARLAIGKPTVSATVDSLVRRGMLRRTAHDTDQRAVELALTAKGDAARDEAERALASVVTQLAAETEHPDAVLASLAELGDGIERRQASVASERGVPLAADAATAVGAQAGATE